The Platichthys flesus chromosome 8, fPlaFle2.1, whole genome shotgun sequence genome has a window encoding:
- the si:ch211-39i2.2 gene encoding DNA damage-inducible transcript 4-like protein-like: protein MVFVAALLFGHGASVLTKPEHSVTGMIGKYWSQLTSPGTKSSSARRGSVDSWDERDNNSRFCSLDTVVEHEEQLLQQDVTWQIERCLTQAKVSSLHCQVLLLPRHMTMRIGQDVVRSSADEPCGLRGASIAVYVEFKDGLKSVGSIFPDPSVIPTFELSVIFKADKDDGWPQLKNIFDTNKVLKLRAEYRLVKRKLYSSASPVIHDFS, encoded by the exons ATGGTGTTTGTCGCGGCCCTGCTCTTTGGACACGGAGCGTCCGTCCTGACGAAGCCGGAGCACAGCGTGACGGGAATGATAGGAAAGTACTGGTCCCAGCTCACATCCCCGGGAACCAAGAGCAGCTCTGCCCGGCGGGGGAGCGTCGACAGCTGGGACGAGAGAGACAACAACTCACGCT TTTGCAGTTTGGACACTGTTGTGGAGCatgaggagcagctgctgcagcaggatgtGACCTGGCAGATCGAGCGCTGTCTGACCCAGGCCAAGGTGTCCAGCCTCCACTgccaggtgctgctgctgcctcgccACATGACCATGAGGATCGGCCAAGACGTGGTGCGCTCCTCGGCCGATGAGCCCTGTGGGCTCCGTGGCGCCTCCATCGCAGTCTACGTGGAGTTCAAAGATGGCCTCAAATCCGTCGGGAGCATCTTCCCGGACCCAAGCGTCATCCCCACATTTGAACTGTCTGTGATCTTCAAGGCAGATAAAGACGACGGTTGGCCGCAGCTCAAGAACATCTTTGATACCAACAAAGTGTTGAAGCTGAGAGCAGAGTACCGGCTGGTGAAGAGGAAGCTTTACTCCTCTGCCAGTCCTGTCATCCATGATTTCAGCTAG